The following coding sequences are from one Panicum hallii strain FIL2 chromosome 5, PHallii_v3.1, whole genome shotgun sequence window:
- the LOC112893781 gene encoding vacuole membrane protein KMS1 isoform X2, which produces MGRRKMSAAAAPSRSWSNVGGSVIPELRAKHKMELENLTLTKQPLRTSHFFLLALLQYLKRLATYILSKSGLFVLLLVLVVTPGILLVVSDGLHKKEFINYAKFVLWWVSLGVASSIGLGSGLHTFVLYLGPHIALFTIKAVQCGRIDLKMAPYDTIQLKVGPSWLDKKCSEFGPPVYPASAHSVRIPVFDLLPQIQLEAVLWGIGTALGELPPYFISRAARLSGSKSKAVKELDAATSKEDGRVASTVNRTKRWLLSHSQHLNFFSILILASVPNPLFDLAGIMCGQFGVPFWEFFFATLIGKAIIKTHIQTLFIVSLCNNQLLYLIEKELIWIFGHIPGFSATLPSVIAKLHAAKDKYLSPPAAVSSSSQMEDKQWNLSFTFVWNSIVWLVLLNFFVKIITSTAQDYLKKQQDMEMELVSDSPIPDHSRTN; this is translated from the exons ATGGGACGCCGGAAGAtgtcagcggcggcggcgccgtctcGGAGCTGGTCCAACGTGGGAGGAAGCGTCATCCCCG AACTTCGAGCGAAACACAAAATGGAGTTGGAAAACTTGACGCTGACAAAACAGCCACTCAGAACATCACATTTTTTTCTGTTGGCCTTGTTACAATACTTGAAAAGATTAGCAACATATATCCTGAGTAAGAGTGGTTTGTTTGTTCTCCTACTTGTTCTGGTGGTAACTCCTGGAATCTTACTTGTTGTTTCAGATGGCCTGCATAAGAAG GAGTTCATTAACTATGCTAAATTTGTGTTATGGTGGGTTTCATTAGGTGTGGCTTCATCAATTGGACTAG GTTCTGGTTTGCATACATTTGTGCTGTATCTGGGCCCTCATATTGCTCTGTTCACTATTAAAGCTGTTCAATGTGGCCGAATTGATTTGAAAATGGCTCCATATGACACCATACAGCTAAAAGTTGGGCCATCATGGCTTGACAAGAAATGTTCAGAATTTGGACCACCTGTGTACCCAGCTTCAGCTCATTCAGTTAGGATCCCAGTCTTCGACTTGCTACCTCAGATACAGCTGGAAGCAGTTCTTTGGGGCATTGGGACTGCACTTGGCGAGCTTCCCCCTTATTTCATATCACGTGCAG CTCGCCTATCAGGAAGTAAGTCAAAAGCAGTCAAGGAGCTTGATGCTGCTACTTCCAAAGAAGATGGCCGAGTAGCATCCACTGTTAATCGAACCAAGCGTTGGCTTCTTTCTCACTCTCAACATCTGAACTTCTTCTCTATCTTGATACTTGCTTCG GTTCCGAACCCACTCTTTGACCTTGCTGGTATTATGTGTGGGCAATTTGGTGTGCCCTTCTGGGAGTTCTTTTTTGCAACTTTGATTGGGAAGGCTATCATCAAGACTCATATTCAG ACTCTATTTATTGTGTCCTTGTGCAACAATCAGCTCTTGTATCTTATCGAGAAGGAATTAATCTGGATATTTGGTCACATTCCTGGGTTTTCTGCTACCCTGCCATCTGTGATTGCCAAACTCCATGCTGCAAAGGACAAGTATCTATCGCCACCAGCAGCAGTCTCATCATCCTCACAAATGGAG GACAAACAGTGGAATCTCTCTTTTACATTTGTCTGGAACTCTATAGTGTGGCTTGTGCTTCTGAACTTCTTCGTTAAGATAATCACATCAACAGCACAGGATTATCTCAAAAAACAGCAGGACATGGAGATGGAACTTGTTTCCGATTCCCCGATACCAGACCATTCTAGGACTAACTAG
- the LOC112893781 gene encoding vacuole membrane protein KMS1 isoform X1 — translation MGRRKMSAAAAPSRSWSNVGGSVIPELRAKHKMELENLTLTKQPLRTSHFFLLALLQYLKRLATYILSKSGLFVLLLVLVVTPGILLVVSDGLHKKHVQEFINYAKFVLWWVSLGVASSIGLGSGLHTFVLYLGPHIALFTIKAVQCGRIDLKMAPYDTIQLKVGPSWLDKKCSEFGPPVYPASAHSVRIPVFDLLPQIQLEAVLWGIGTALGELPPYFISRAARLSGSKSKAVKELDAATSKEDGRVASTVNRTKRWLLSHSQHLNFFSILILASVPNPLFDLAGIMCGQFGVPFWEFFFATLIGKAIIKTHIQTLFIVSLCNNQLLYLIEKELIWIFGHIPGFSATLPSVIAKLHAAKDKYLSPPAAVSSSSQMEDKQWNLSFTFVWNSIVWLVLLNFFVKIITSTAQDYLKKQQDMEMELVSDSPIPDHSRTN, via the exons ATGGGACGCCGGAAGAtgtcagcggcggcggcgccgtctcGGAGCTGGTCCAACGTGGGAGGAAGCGTCATCCCCG AACTTCGAGCGAAACACAAAATGGAGTTGGAAAACTTGACGCTGACAAAACAGCCACTCAGAACATCACATTTTTTTCTGTTGGCCTTGTTACAATACTTGAAAAGATTAGCAACATATATCCTGAGTAAGAGTGGTTTGTTTGTTCTCCTACTTGTTCTGGTGGTAACTCCTGGAATCTTACTTGTTGTTTCAGATGGCCTGCATAAGAAG CATGTGCAGGAGTTCATTAACTATGCTAAATTTGTGTTATGGTGGGTTTCATTAGGTGTGGCTTCATCAATTGGACTAG GTTCTGGTTTGCATACATTTGTGCTGTATCTGGGCCCTCATATTGCTCTGTTCACTATTAAAGCTGTTCAATGTGGCCGAATTGATTTGAAAATGGCTCCATATGACACCATACAGCTAAAAGTTGGGCCATCATGGCTTGACAAGAAATGTTCAGAATTTGGACCACCTGTGTACCCAGCTTCAGCTCATTCAGTTAGGATCCCAGTCTTCGACTTGCTACCTCAGATACAGCTGGAAGCAGTTCTTTGGGGCATTGGGACTGCACTTGGCGAGCTTCCCCCTTATTTCATATCACGTGCAG CTCGCCTATCAGGAAGTAAGTCAAAAGCAGTCAAGGAGCTTGATGCTGCTACTTCCAAAGAAGATGGCCGAGTAGCATCCACTGTTAATCGAACCAAGCGTTGGCTTCTTTCTCACTCTCAACATCTGAACTTCTTCTCTATCTTGATACTTGCTTCG GTTCCGAACCCACTCTTTGACCTTGCTGGTATTATGTGTGGGCAATTTGGTGTGCCCTTCTGGGAGTTCTTTTTTGCAACTTTGATTGGGAAGGCTATCATCAAGACTCATATTCAG ACTCTATTTATTGTGTCCTTGTGCAACAATCAGCTCTTGTATCTTATCGAGAAGGAATTAATCTGGATATTTGGTCACATTCCTGGGTTTTCTGCTACCCTGCCATCTGTGATTGCCAAACTCCATGCTGCAAAGGACAAGTATCTATCGCCACCAGCAGCAGTCTCATCATCCTCACAAATGGAG GACAAACAGTGGAATCTCTCTTTTACATTTGTCTGGAACTCTATAGTGTGGCTTGTGCTTCTGAACTTCTTCGTTAAGATAATCACATCAACAGCACAGGATTATCTCAAAAAACAGCAGGACATGGAGATGGAACTTGTTTCCGATTCCCCGATACCAGACCATTCTAGGACTAACTAG
- the LOC112894768 gene encoding uncharacterized protein LOC112894768 yields the protein MRCRRRPRLGMGWLRSVFSPLRRLWYRANAVQRKRRGIYILYDDVKSCQCEDVHVLWSILVESHGLPPPNPMLSLKR from the exons ATGAGATGTAGGAGGCGGCCAAGGCTCGGCATGGGGTGGCTCCGGTCCGTGTTCTCCCCGCTGCGGAGGCTCTGGTACCGTGCCAACGCGGTGCAGCGCAAGA GGAGAGGCATCTACATCCTGTACGACGACGTCAAGTCGTGCCAATGCGAGGATGTGCACGTGCTCTGGTCGATCCTCGTGGAGTCCCACGGCCTGCCGCCGCCGAACCCGATGCTGAGCCTGAAGCGGTGA